Sequence from the Ereboglobus luteus genome:
ACGCCCTACATCACGGCGAGGCCAAGTCCAGCCGCTCGATGAGCCGCGAAGTTTACGGGCGCATGGACATCTCGACCAGCAAGGACAAGGAAGCCAAGGATTCGCTTACCGGGGGAACCACACCGCCCATATCAGGCGCCTCCGGAGCCCCCGGCGAACCCGCCGCGGTCACGCGCAATCCGGCCACGTTTGTGCCCCCGCATTCGCCGGGCTCCTCGCTCGACAAAAAACTCCTCATCAAGCTCGGCGCGATCATTGGCGTGATCGCGGGCATAATCATCCTGATTGTTGTTCTTCTCAGCAACGGCGGCTCGTCGTCGTCCGCACCCAAGGAAACATGGGTGCAAGCGCAGGCGGGCGAAGCCACAATCACAATCGCCGCGAAGGACCTCCCGGTTGAGGTGAAAGTCACCGCAAAGGATCCCCAGCCGGACGGAAGCACCATCACCTATTACCTGGGCACGA
This genomic interval carries:
- a CDS encoding helix-turn-helix domain-containing protein; translated protein: MQTIGERLEEARKRKGVSIREAAEATKIRGEYLHKFESNQYDIRLPEIYVRGFLRSYANFLKLPADKIIADYNALHHGEAKSSRSMSREVYGRMDISTSKDKEAKDSLTGGTTPPISGASGAPGEPAAVTRNPATFVPPHSPGSSLDKKLLIKLGAIIGVIAGIIILIVVLLSNGGSSSSAPKETWVQAQAGEATITIAAKDLPVEVKVTAKDPQPDGSTITYYLGTIPVGETRAIPRRTDIIIECAHPENLVLTVGNWTGQLTDPTTGRLMTRGQINKQ